In a single window of the Necator americanus strain Aroian chromosome X, whole genome shotgun sequence genome:
- a CDS encoding hypothetical protein (NECATOR_CHRX.G21528.T4): protein MESFGYPIFLSLLSLTHAQSESSLQFVELWFRHGERLPTHYVQFPNDPPPVVPYTEAEAGELTNRGIQQAYQRGEFIRKNYGNFLGNVYRPSQISVWTGVDNRTVTSAQAVLSGAYKPDKDHKWSTTLNWQPIATHTDPTIDWVSTGITSVCPVYEDSFYVSTAYQDILTPFDPSFIQFLENKTGVAVESPIDFNHIIDSLYTKVTINDPRIPYPEWAESIRDNLTEIRTIFHKRMVDAQNDTAGKYHAELFLSYIEDHLNRPELEKNKAVFVSGHDTNFLALGRHLNITPISNKMVSYAALLAVELHSINGTHIVKIYLSSSLEDQPQMVEIAQCKNPCKLETLQTLLKDSRLSRVDWELACRGYGPQIPESAVLTVAGSMLILLAVFIVSTVILASTLRYDPYNEFSYVALNKQRRGEVERRNSEKLENRYGAPAVKKIYVKANGDPRSKRPKLFIWRKWQSPTLADLRSDVGPYVGLESAEAIYDIPDSDEEYEEEYRESLTRAGRNTSMSAPEMFASRQSIYDNVPTPLTPPPKPYQSERVSSSQVQRKFTTQVPQLPSTSRTKRTARRNSVGGLSDWDEYEKYYRDAIGNNSESPRKARKKRYRTRVKNNNNNNNNAGYARRESRRYYDEDEDRYGRRANDGYTSNDDRYRVRNPTTVPSRSRSANDDFRQDDFVSDFDTDDTKRKDRQALAKHKQKYSNLTRSTNDVIYNRRDQTHPDAYIIYVFLNGQGMECQHMHFQKKQLAKGMNYVLELIARRFNVNPSKLCDMDGHRIAEPSQLMSRGAYVLVAAGQSFRDTWYFLPDNAIDTSSDRDRIEERNDQRDRLLQRRERRERTKLKSQKSQHRTQTNERNVNQTVTPGRRFGNTYS from the exons ATGGAATCCTTCGGATATCCTATATTTCTTTCCCTACTCTCCCTCACCCACGCACAATCTGAATCATCGCTACAGTTTGTGGAGTTG TGGTTCCGACATGGTGAACGTCTTCCGACACATTACGTCCAATTTCCAAACGATCCTCCTCCTGTCGTCCCGTACACAGAGGCAGAAGCTGGTGAACTCACTAAT AGAGGAATTCAACAAGCTTATCAAAGAGGAGAATTTATTCGGAAAAATTACGGTAACTTTCTAGGAAACGTGTATCGACCATCACAG ATTAGTGTCTGGACAGGAGTTGATAATCGTACGGTCACATCAGCTCAAGCAGTTCTATCCGGAGCTTACAAACCGGATAAGGATCATAAATGGTCAACTACTCTGAATTGGCAGCCGATAGCAACACATACCGATCCAACTATCGATTGG GTGTCCACAGGGATTACCAGTGTATGTCCAGTGTATGAAGATTCGTTTTACGTATCCACAGCGTATCAGGATATTTTGACCCCGTTCGATCcatcatttattcaatttcttgAGAACAAAACTGGAGTTGCTGTTGAATCACCGATTGATTTCAATCATATTATAGATTCTTTGTATACAAAG GTCACAATTAATGATCCACGAATACCGTATCCGGAATGGGCAGAATCTATTCGAGACAATCTTACCGAAATTCGAACGATTTTTCACAAACGAATGGTTGATGCGCAGAATGATACAGCTGGAA AATATCACGCCGAACTCTTCCTTTCCTACATCGAAGATCATCTTAATCGCCCCGAACTCGAAAAGAACAAAGCAGTTTTTGTTTCAGGG CATGATACTAACTTTCTCGCTTTGGGACGACATTTAAATATTACACCAATTTCGAATAAAATGGTATCCTATGCCGCATTACTTGCCGTTGAACTTCATTCAATCAATGGGACCCACATTGTCAAA ATCTATCTCTCTTCATCATTAGAGGATCAACCGCAAATGGTAGAAATTGCTCAATGCAAAAATCCATGCAAACTTGAAACGTTACAAACTCTTTTAAAG GACAGTAGATTAAGTCGAGTCGATTGGGAACTCGCATGTCGTGGATATGGTCCtcaaattccagaaagtgCTGTATTAACTG TTGCAGGTTCAATGCTTATTCTGCTAGCTGTGTTTATAGTTTCTACAGTAATACTCGCAT ccacATTACGTTACGATCCATACAATGAATTCTCGTATGTAGCGTTAAATAAACAACGTCGTGGTGAGGTTGAACGTCGTAACagtgaaaaacttgaaaatcgTTACGGTGCACCAGCAGTGAAGAAGATTTACGTGAAAGCTAATGGAGATCCACGTAGTAAAAG accaaaattattcatttggAGAAAATGGCAATCACCAACATTAGCGGATCTTCGATCCGATGTTGGTCCATACGTTGGTTTAGAATCTGCTGAAGCTATATATGacat ACCAGATTCCGATGAAGAATACGAGGAAGAATACCGAGAATCTCTAACACGTGCCGGTAGAAATACGTCAATGTCCGCTCCGGAAATGTTCGCATCCAGACAATCAATCTACGATAATG TGCCAACCCCACTTACCCCACCACCTAAACCTTATCAATCCGAGAGAGTGTCATCGTCACAAGTTCAACGTAAATTCACCACGCAG GTCCCACAATTACCCTCCACATCCCGAACGAAACGAACAGCTCGTCGAAACAGTGTCGGAGGTTTAAGCGATTGGGATGAATACGAGAAATATTATAGAGATGCGATTGGAAACAATTCAGAATCACCACGAAAAGCACGCA AGAAACGATATAGAACTCGTgttaaaaacaacaacaataacaacaacaatgcaGGATACGCAAGAAGGGAATCAAGAA GATATTATGATGAGGATGAGGATCGTTATGGACGTCGTGCGAACGATGGATACACCTCAAATGATGATCGTTATCGTGTTAGAAATCCTACAACTGTACCAAGTCGATCCAGAAGCGCTAACGATGATTTTCGGCAGGATGATTTCGTGTCAGATTTCGATACAGACgatacgaaaagaaaagatagacAGGCATTAGCTAAACATAAACA gAAATACTCCAATCTTACACGATCCACTAACGACGTCATCTATAACCGCCGAGATCAGACACATCCAGACGCCTACATCATTTA CGTATTCCTTAACGGTCAAGGTATGGAATGTCAACATAtgcattttcaaaagaaacaacttGCTAAAGGGATGAATTACGTCCTAGAGCTTATCGCTCGCCGTTTCAATGTGAATCCATCCAA ATTATGCGATATGGATGGACATCGGATTGCAGAACCTTCACAGTTAATGTCAAGAGGTGCCTATGTTCTTGTAGCAGCTGGTCAATCATTCCGTGATACATGGTATTTTCTTCCGGATAATGCAATAGATACAAG TTCTGATCGAGATCGAATCGAGGAACGAAATGATCAAAGAGATCGTCTCCTACAACGAAGAGAGCGACGAGAACGGACTAAACT aaaatctcaaaaatcccAGCATAGAACACAAACGAATGAACGGAACGTGAATCAAACGGTAACGCCTGGTAGACGTTTTGGTAATACTTACTCATAA
- a CDS encoding hypothetical protein (NECATOR_CHRX.G21528.T2) has protein sequence MIFLLLINRDLQFCSTLRYDPYNEFSYVALNKQRRGEVERRNSEKLENRYGAPAVKKIYVKANGDPRSKRPKLFIWRKWQSPTLADLRSDVGPYVGLESAEAIYDIHGRRVHSEDDIQDFGTYYIVGDEELLIPDSDEEYEEEYRESLTRAGRNTSMSAPEMFASRQSIYDNVPTPLTPPPKPYQSERVSSSQVQRKFTTQVPQLPSTSRTKRTARRNSVGGLSDWDEYEKYYRDAIGNNSESPRKARRYYDEDEDRYGRRANDGYTSNDDRYRVRNPTTVPSRSRSANDDFRQDDFVSDFDTDDTKRKDRQALAKHKHVFLNGQGMECQHMHFQKKQLAKGMNYVLELIARRFNVNPSKLCDMDGHRIAEPSQLMSRGAYVLVAAGQSFRDTWYFLPDNAIDTSSDRDRIEERNDQRDRLLQRRERRERTKL, from the exons ATGATATTTTTGCTCTTGATAAATCGTGATCTGCAGTTCTGCT ccacATTACGTTACGATCCATACAATGAATTCTCGTATGTAGCGTTAAATAAACAACGTCGTGGTGAGGTTGAACGTCGTAACagtgaaaaacttgaaaatcgTTACGGTGCACCAGCAGTGAAGAAGATTTACGTGAAAGCTAATGGAGATCCACGTAGTAAAAG accaaaattattcatttggAGAAAATGGCAATCACCAACATTAGCGGATCTTCGATCCGATGTTGGTCCATACGTTGGTTTAGAATCTGCTGAAGCTATATATGacat aCATGGTCGACGAGTTCATTCCGAGGACGATATACAGGATTTCGGAACATATTACATTGTTGGAGACGAGGAACTTCTTAT ACCAGATTCCGATGAAGAATACGAGGAAGAATACCGAGAATCTCTAACACGTGCCGGTAGAAATACGTCAATGTCCGCTCCGGAAATGTTCGCATCCAGACAATCAATCTACGATAATG TGCCAACCCCACTTACCCCACCACCTAAACCTTATCAATCCGAGAGAGTGTCATCGTCACAAGTTCAACGTAAATTCACCACGCAG GTCCCACAATTACCCTCCACATCCCGAACGAAACGAACAGCTCGTCGAAACAGTGTCGGAGGTTTAAGCGATTGGGATGAATACGAGAAATATTATAGAGATGCGATTGGAAACAATTCAGAATCACCACGAAAAGCACGCA GATATTATGATGAGGATGAGGATCGTTATGGACGTCGTGCGAACGATGGATACACCTCAAATGATGATCGTTATCGTGTTAGAAATCCTACAACTGTACCAAGTCGATCCAGAAGCGCTAACGATGATTTTCGGCAGGATGATTTCGTGTCAGATTTCGATACAGACgatacgaaaagaaaagatagacAGGCATTAGCTAAACATAAACA CGTATTCCTTAACGGTCAAGGTATGGAATGTCAACATAtgcattttcaaaagaaacaacttGCTAAAGGGATGAATTACGTCCTAGAGCTTATCGCTCGCCGTTTCAATGTGAATCCATCCAA ATTATGCGATATGGATGGACATCGGATTGCAGAACCTTCACAGTTAATGTCAAGAGGTGCCTATGTTCTTGTAGCAGCTGGTCAATCATTCCGTGATACATGGTATTTTCTTCCGGATAATGCAATAGATACAAG TTCTGATCGAGATCGAATCGAGGAACGAAATGATCAAAGAGATCGTCTCCTACAACGAAGAGAGCGACGAGAACGGACTAAACTGTAA
- a CDS encoding hypothetical protein (NECATOR_CHRX.G21528.T1), protein MESFGYPIFLSLLSLTHAQSESSLQFVELWFRHGERLPTHYVQFPNDPPPVVPYTEAEAGELTNRGIQQAYQRGEFIRKNYGNFLGNVYRPSQISVWTGVDNRTVTSAQAVLSGAYKPDKDHKWSTTLNWQPIATHTDPTIDWVSTGITSVCPVYEDSFYVSTAYQDILTPFDPSFIQFLENKTGVAVESPIDFNHIIDSLYTKVTINDPRIPYPEWAESIRDNLTEIRTIFHKRMVDAQNDTAGKYHAELFLSYIEDHLNRPELEKNKAVFVSGHDTNFLALGRHLNITPISNKMVSYAALLAVELHSINGTHIVKIYLSSSLEDQPQMVEIAQCKNPCKLETLQTLLKDSRLSRVDWELACRGYGPQIPESAVLTVAGSMLILLAVFIVSTVILACTTISYRKQVRDLQDPERRRLLDDS, encoded by the exons ATGGAATCCTTCGGATATCCTATATTTCTTTCCCTACTCTCCCTCACCCACGCACAATCTGAATCATCGCTACAGTTTGTGGAGTTG TGGTTCCGACATGGTGAACGTCTTCCGACACATTACGTCCAATTTCCAAACGATCCTCCTCCTGTCGTCCCGTACACAGAGGCAGAAGCTGGTGAACTCACTAAT AGAGGAATTCAACAAGCTTATCAAAGAGGAGAATTTATTCGGAAAAATTACGGTAACTTTCTAGGAAACGTGTATCGACCATCACAG ATTAGTGTCTGGACAGGAGTTGATAATCGTACGGTCACATCAGCTCAAGCAGTTCTATCCGGAGCTTACAAACCGGATAAGGATCATAAATGGTCAACTACTCTGAATTGGCAGCCGATAGCAACACATACCGATCCAACTATCGATTGG GTGTCCACAGGGATTACCAGTGTATGTCCAGTGTATGAAGATTCGTTTTACGTATCCACAGCGTATCAGGATATTTTGACCCCGTTCGATCcatcatttattcaatttcttgAGAACAAAACTGGAGTTGCTGTTGAATCACCGATTGATTTCAATCATATTATAGATTCTTTGTATACAAAG GTCACAATTAATGATCCACGAATACCGTATCCGGAATGGGCAGAATCTATTCGAGACAATCTTACCGAAATTCGAACGATTTTTCACAAACGAATGGTTGATGCGCAGAATGATACAGCTGGAA AATATCACGCCGAACTCTTCCTTTCCTACATCGAAGATCATCTTAATCGCCCCGAACTCGAAAAGAACAAAGCAGTTTTTGTTTCAGGG CATGATACTAACTTTCTCGCTTTGGGACGACATTTAAATATTACACCAATTTCGAATAAAATGGTATCCTATGCCGCATTACTTGCCGTTGAACTTCATTCAATCAATGGGACCCACATTGTCAAA ATCTATCTCTCTTCATCATTAGAGGATCAACCGCAAATGGTAGAAATTGCTCAATGCAAAAATCCATGCAAACTTGAAACGTTACAAACTCTTTTAAAG GACAGTAGATTAAGTCGAGTCGATTGGGAACTCGCATGTCGTGGATATGGTCCtcaaattccagaaagtgCTGTATTAACTG TTGCAGGTTCAATGCTTATTCTGCTAGCTGTGTTTATAGTTTCTACAGTAATACTCGCATGTACGACTATATCATATAGGAAACAGGTGAGGGACCTACAAGATCCGGAACGACGACGACTCCTTGACGATTCGTAG
- a CDS encoding hypothetical protein (NECATOR_CHRX.G21528.T3): MESFGYPIFLSLLSLTHAQSESSLQFVELWFRHGERLPTHYVQFPNDPPPVVPYTEAEAGELTNRGIQQAYQRGEFIRKNYGNFLGNVYRPSQISVWTGVDNRTVTSAQAVLSGAYKPDKDHKWSTTLNWQPIATHTDPTIDWVSTGITSVCPVYEDSFYVSTAYQDILTPFDPSFIQFLENKTGVAVESPIDFNHIIDSLYTKVTINDPRIPYPEWAESIRDNLTEIRTIFHKRMVDAQNDTAGKYHAELFLSYIEDHLNRPELEKNKAVFVSGHDTNFLALGRHLNITPISNKMVSYAALLAVELHSINGTHIVKIYLSSSLEDQPQMVEIAQCKNPCKLETLQTLLKDSRLSRVDWELACRGYGPQIPESAVLTGSMLILLAVFIVSTVILASTLRYDPYNEFSYVALNKQRRGEVERRNSEKLENRYGAPAVKKIYVKANGDPRSKRPKLFIWRKWQSPTLADLRSDVGPYVGLESAEAIYDIPDSDEEYEEEYRESLTRAGRNTSMSAPEMFASRQSIYDNVPTPLTPPPKPYQSERVSSSQVQRKFTTQVPQLPSTSRTKRTARRNSVGGLSDWDEYEKYYRDAIGNNSESPRKARKKRYRTRVKNNNNNNNNAGYARRESRRYYDEDEDRYGRRANDGYTSNDDRYRVRNPTTVPSRSRSANDDFRQDDFVSDFDTDDTKRKDRQALAKHKQKYSNLTRSTNDVIYNRRDQTHPDAYIIYVFLNGQGMECQHMHFQKKQLAKGMNYVLELIARRFNVNPSKLCDMDGHRIAEPSQLMSRGAYVLVAAGQSFRDTWYFLPDNAIDTSSDRDRIEERNDQRDRLLQRRERRERTKLKSQKSQHRTQTNERNVNQTVTPGRRFGNTYS, encoded by the exons ATGGAATCCTTCGGATATCCTATATTTCTTTCCCTACTCTCCCTCACCCACGCACAATCTGAATCATCGCTACAGTTTGTGGAGTTG TGGTTCCGACATGGTGAACGTCTTCCGACACATTACGTCCAATTTCCAAACGATCCTCCTCCTGTCGTCCCGTACACAGAGGCAGAAGCTGGTGAACTCACTAAT AGAGGAATTCAACAAGCTTATCAAAGAGGAGAATTTATTCGGAAAAATTACGGTAACTTTCTAGGAAACGTGTATCGACCATCACAG ATTAGTGTCTGGACAGGAGTTGATAATCGTACGGTCACATCAGCTCAAGCAGTTCTATCCGGAGCTTACAAACCGGATAAGGATCATAAATGGTCAACTACTCTGAATTGGCAGCCGATAGCAACACATACCGATCCAACTATCGATTGG GTGTCCACAGGGATTACCAGTGTATGTCCAGTGTATGAAGATTCGTTTTACGTATCCACAGCGTATCAGGATATTTTGACCCCGTTCGATCcatcatttattcaatttcttgAGAACAAAACTGGAGTTGCTGTTGAATCACCGATTGATTTCAATCATATTATAGATTCTTTGTATACAAAG GTCACAATTAATGATCCACGAATACCGTATCCGGAATGGGCAGAATCTATTCGAGACAATCTTACCGAAATTCGAACGATTTTTCACAAACGAATGGTTGATGCGCAGAATGATACAGCTGGAA AATATCACGCCGAACTCTTCCTTTCCTACATCGAAGATCATCTTAATCGCCCCGAACTCGAAAAGAACAAAGCAGTTTTTGTTTCAGGG CATGATACTAACTTTCTCGCTTTGGGACGACATTTAAATATTACACCAATTTCGAATAAAATGGTATCCTATGCCGCATTACTTGCCGTTGAACTTCATTCAATCAATGGGACCCACATTGTCAAA ATCTATCTCTCTTCATCATTAGAGGATCAACCGCAAATGGTAGAAATTGCTCAATGCAAAAATCCATGCAAACTTGAAACGTTACAAACTCTTTTAAAG GACAGTAGATTAAGTCGAGTCGATTGGGAACTCGCATGTCGTGGATATGGTCCtcaaattccagaaagtgCTGTATTAACTG GTTCAATGCTTATTCTGCTAGCTGTGTTTATAGTTTCTACAGTAATACTCGCAT ccacATTACGTTACGATCCATACAATGAATTCTCGTATGTAGCGTTAAATAAACAACGTCGTGGTGAGGTTGAACGTCGTAACagtgaaaaacttgaaaatcgTTACGGTGCACCAGCAGTGAAGAAGATTTACGTGAAAGCTAATGGAGATCCACGTAGTAAAAG accaaaattattcatttggAGAAAATGGCAATCACCAACATTAGCGGATCTTCGATCCGATGTTGGTCCATACGTTGGTTTAGAATCTGCTGAAGCTATATATGacat ACCAGATTCCGATGAAGAATACGAGGAAGAATACCGAGAATCTCTAACACGTGCCGGTAGAAATACGTCAATGTCCGCTCCGGAAATGTTCGCATCCAGACAATCAATCTACGATAATG TGCCAACCCCACTTACCCCACCACCTAAACCTTATCAATCCGAGAGAGTGTCATCGTCACAAGTTCAACGTAAATTCACCACGCAG GTCCCACAATTACCCTCCACATCCCGAACGAAACGAACAGCTCGTCGAAACAGTGTCGGAGGTTTAAGCGATTGGGATGAATACGAGAAATATTATAGAGATGCGATTGGAAACAATTCAGAATCACCACGAAAAGCACGCA AGAAACGATATAGAACTCGTgttaaaaacaacaacaataacaacaacaatgcaGGATACGCAAGAAGGGAATCAAGAA GATATTATGATGAGGATGAGGATCGTTATGGACGTCGTGCGAACGATGGATACACCTCAAATGATGATCGTTATCGTGTTAGAAATCCTACAACTGTACCAAGTCGATCCAGAAGCGCTAACGATGATTTTCGGCAGGATGATTTCGTGTCAGATTTCGATACAGACgatacgaaaagaaaagatagacAGGCATTAGCTAAACATAAACA gAAATACTCCAATCTTACACGATCCACTAACGACGTCATCTATAACCGCCGAGATCAGACACATCCAGACGCCTACATCATTTA CGTATTCCTTAACGGTCAAGGTATGGAATGTCAACATAtgcattttcaaaagaaacaacttGCTAAAGGGATGAATTACGTCCTAGAGCTTATCGCTCGCCGTTTCAATGTGAATCCATCCAA ATTATGCGATATGGATGGACATCGGATTGCAGAACCTTCACAGTTAATGTCAAGAGGTGCCTATGTTCTTGTAGCAGCTGGTCAATCATTCCGTGATACATGGTATTTTCTTCCGGATAATGCAATAGATACAAG TTCTGATCGAGATCGAATCGAGGAACGAAATGATCAAAGAGATCGTCTCCTACAACGAAGAGAGCGACGAGAACGGACTAAACT aaaatctcaaaaatcccAGCATAGAACACAAACGAATGAACGGAACGTGAATCAAACGGTAACGCCTGGTAGACGTTTTGGTAATACTTACTCATAA